The Candidatus Eisenbacteria bacterium genomic sequence CACGCGGGCCGCTATGTGCGCGAAGCGGAGCGTGTGCTCGCCGAGGTGTGCGCGCGCGGCCGTCTCCCGATCGTCGTGGGGGGGACCGGGCTGTACATCCGCGCGCTTCTCCGGGGTCTCGACGTTCGGGTCGGCCGCCGCCCGGAGATTCGCGCCGAGCTCCGCGCGCGGTTCGAGCGGGAGGGGAGCCGCGCGCTTCACGTGGAGCTTGCGCGCGTCGATCCGGAGTCGGCCGTTGCGATCCACCCGAACGACGAGGTCCGCATCGCGCGCGCCCTCGAGATCTACCTCGCGTCGGGAGAGACGAGGAGCGAGCAGCACCGCCGCGCGCGCGGAGTGCGCCACGACCATCGTCTCGCCGGGCTCGATCCGCCCCGAACGGTTCTCTTTCGCCGGATCGACGAGCGCTTCGATCGGATGATCGCCTCGGGGTTCCTCGAGGAGGTGCGCGAACTTCTCGCGAGCGGATTCGATCCGGATCTTCCCTGCTTCCGCTCGCCCGGATACCGGGAACTGCTCGCGCACCTTCGCGGCACGATGAGCCTCGAGGAGGCGACCCTGCGGGCGAAGCGCGAGACCCGCCGCCTCGCCAAGCGCCAGATGACCTGGTTTCGATCCGAGGACGTGCGTTGGTTCGATCCGACCGAAGAGGGGGGAGCGGAAGAAGCGGCCGCGCGGATCGCGTCGTGGTTCGGCGAAGGTCGAACGAGCGGGTCGTGACGGTTCCAGGCGCGGAGCGCCTCGGTGGACGGTCGTTTCGGTCGCGGCTATACTGAGACCAGATCACTCGGGGGTTTTCTGGGGACACGATGCGGATTTCGGGACGATTCGCGGCTTGTTCCGATCGCGGGTCGGGCGAAATGGGCAGGGTGTCCTCCAATTGCCACGAATGGCGAAACGGTACACCACCGATTCCCCCGGAGGTGCTTCAATGAGAAAGGAATTCAGAGAGCATTCCCACCCGGCCGGTGGCTTCCGGTCGGTAACGGGTCCCATCGTGGGCGCGCGAATCACGGCGATCCTCGTTGTTTTGATTCTTGCCGGCGCCGCTTCGGCCGAGCCTCGTATTCCTTTTCAGGAGATCCGGGATGAGGTCGTTCCACACGGAGGAGAGTCTCTTCGTCTCGACGCCTGCTCGGTCGCGTACTACAACACCTGCTCAGGCTGGGTGTGGGTTTGGTCTTGGGGCTATGCGGAAGAGGCGGGTGTAGTGTTCGACTTGCCGTCGGAATGCGGGAAGACTCCGGGAACTC encodes the following:
- the miaA gene encoding tRNA (adenosine(37)-N6)-dimethylallyltransferase MiaA gives rise to the protein MNDPILALVGPTASGKTEVGILLAERLDGEILSADARQVYRRLDIGTAKPSAEERARAAHHLLDLAEPDETFHAGRYVREAERVLAEVCARGRLPIVVGGTGLYIRALLRGLDVRVGRRPEIRAELRARFEREGSRALHVELARVDPESAVAIHPNDEVRIARALEIYLASGETRSEQHRRARGVRHDHRLAGLDPPRTVLFRRIDERFDRMIASGFLEEVRELLASGFDPDLPCFRSPGYRELLAHLRGTMSLEEATLRAKRETRRLAKRQMTWFRSEDVRWFDPTEEGGAEEAAARIASWFGEGRTSGS